A stretch of Lentibacillus sp. JNUCC-1 DNA encodes these proteins:
- the abc-f gene encoding ribosomal protection-like ABC-F family protein, which translates to MQLLNINEVTHDINGERLLNIDQLQIRTADRIGVVGKNGSGKTTLMNLLSGEIELQTGFIEKHGSCQLLPQIKNDHAFKSGGEITQSYIDKAVAAKPDILLADEPTANLDTSHIEKLEQQFDRWQGALVIVSHDRTFLDKLCNKIWEIADTKITTYTGNYSAYEAERELALRHKEEAHHAYVQKKKQLERALELKRKKAAQATKNPEAHQARATPYYAKKQKKLYTTANAIQTRIDKLEKVEKVKEEPPLQMSLPNAETLGDRIIIRVNNLEGFAGNKELWKKTTFHINAGNKVGIVGKNGTGKTTFLKQLVQEKEGITVSPAVKMGYFSQNLDILDQEKSILENVKGTSEQDETLIRVVLGRLHFFRDDVFKPVKVLSGGERVKVSFAKIFLSQINTLVLDEPTNFLDIQGVEALESLLEDFPGTVIFASHDRRLLERVAKRLLVIEQQQLSIFEGDYVTYQNEETIEKPDKINTEQMIIDNKITEVLGKLSFESSPELEKEYQELLEQKRNIQLSHEL; encoded by the coding sequence ATGCAGTTATTGAATATAAATGAAGTGACTCATGATATCAACGGTGAGCGTTTGCTTAATATTGACCAACTTCAGATCAGAACAGCCGACCGAATTGGGGTAGTAGGTAAAAATGGAAGCGGAAAAACGACCCTTATGAATCTTTTGAGCGGCGAAATAGAACTTCAAACAGGTTTTATTGAAAAACATGGAAGCTGCCAGTTGCTTCCACAAATTAAAAATGATCACGCCTTTAAAAGTGGCGGTGAGATCACACAAAGCTATATCGACAAAGCAGTGGCTGCAAAACCAGATATTCTTTTAGCTGACGAGCCAACTGCAAATCTTGACACATCGCATATCGAGAAGCTCGAACAGCAATTCGACCGCTGGCAAGGTGCGCTGGTGATTGTATCGCACGATCGAACATTTCTCGATAAGTTATGTAATAAAATCTGGGAAATTGCAGATACAAAAATAACGACTTATACAGGGAACTATTCGGCTTATGAAGCAGAACGCGAACTTGCACTCAGGCACAAGGAAGAGGCGCATCATGCATACGTACAAAAAAAGAAACAATTGGAGCGCGCTTTGGAGCTCAAAAGAAAAAAGGCTGCTCAGGCAACGAAGAACCCTGAAGCACATCAGGCACGCGCGACACCTTATTATGCTAAAAAACAAAAGAAGCTGTATACGACAGCTAATGCTATTCAAACAAGAATAGACAAGTTAGAAAAGGTGGAGAAAGTGAAAGAAGAACCACCGCTTCAAATGAGTCTGCCGAATGCTGAGACATTGGGAGACCGCATCATCATCCGCGTGAATAACCTTGAAGGCTTCGCAGGGAATAAAGAATTGTGGAAAAAAACAACCTTTCACATCAACGCTGGAAATAAGGTCGGGATCGTTGGCAAAAACGGCACAGGAAAAACAACTTTTCTTAAACAACTTGTTCAAGAGAAAGAAGGGATCACAGTCTCACCAGCTGTTAAGATGGGATACTTCAGTCAAAACCTGGATATTTTAGATCAGGAAAAGTCTATTTTAGAGAATGTGAAGGGAACTTCTGAGCAGGACGAGACGCTTATTAGGGTTGTACTAGGCAGGCTGCATTTTTTTCGCGATGATGTGTTTAAACCAGTCAAAGTACTTAGTGGAGGAGAACGGGTCAAAGTCTCCTTTGCTAAAATCTTTCTAAGTCAAATCAACACCTTGGTTCTTGATGAGCCGACAAATTTTCTTGACATTCAGGGTGTAGAAGCACTGGAATCTTTGTTAGAAGATTTTCCTGGCACAGTTATATTTGCAAGTCATGATCGGCGGCTTTTAGAACGTGTTGCCAAACGTCTGCTAGTGATTGAACAGCAGCAACTTTCTATTTTCGAAGGGGATTATGTGACCTATCAAAATGAGGAAACAATTGAAAAACCTGATAAGATTAACACAGAGCAAATGATTATTGATAACAAAATAACCGAGGTCCTGGGCAAGCTTAGTTTTGAATCGTCTCCAGAACTGGAAAAGGAATATCAAGAGCTCTTGGAGCAAAAAAGAAATATACAATTGAGTCATGAGCTGTAA
- a CDS encoding indolepyruvate ferredoxin oxidoreductase subunit alpha: MAFVILDPCQGEKSGECVTVCPVDCIEEGPDQFYIDPDICIDCAACKAVCPVDAIEEEYDLSSDQEIFLEKAEEFFANR; encoded by the coding sequence ATGGCGTTTGTCATTCTTGACCCTTGCCAGGGGGAAAAGTCAGGTGAATGTGTGACCGTTTGTCCGGTGGATTGTATTGAAGAAGGTCCGGATCAGTTTTACATAGATCCTGACATTTGCATAGATTGTGCCGCATGTAAGGCCGTTTGTCCAGTTGACGCAATCGAGGAAGAGTACGATTTGTCATCTGACCAAGAAATTTTTCTTGAAAAGGCAGAGGAATTTTTCGCGAACCGGTAA
- a CDS encoding flavodoxin — protein sequence MSNILMIYASTTGNTELMAEAITDYLEACHHTVEIRTFDFDPIDVEDLIEYDAVLIGTHTWDDGTLPYEVEDFDEELNETDIRGPVYGVFGSADSFYDTYGGAVDILWEHIKDLGGHVIPQKLKVDLTPDQEDIERCQAFAAEVCRLLDKAS from the coding sequence ATGTCCAACATATTGATGATATATGCCAGTACGACCGGGAATACAGAGTTGATGGCCGAAGCGATAACGGATTATCTCGAAGCATGTCATCACACAGTCGAGATCCGAACGTTTGATTTTGATCCGATTGATGTGGAAGACTTGATTGAATACGATGCGGTGTTAATTGGAACACACACATGGGATGATGGAACACTTCCTTATGAGGTCGAAGATTTTGATGAGGAGCTTAACGAGACCGATATCAGAGGTCCGGTATATGGCGTGTTTGGTTCGGCTGATTCTTTCTATGACACTTATGGCGGTGCGGTCGATATCCTTTGGGAGCATATCAAAGATCTTGGCGGGCATGTTATCCCCCAGAAGCTAAAGGTCGATCTCACGCCTGATCAGGAAGACATTGAACGCTGCCAGGCTTTCGCTGCAGAAGTATGCAGGTTATTGGATAAGGCCTCTTAA
- a CDS encoding ABC transporter substrate-binding protein yields MIKKSLTGLLLLMVLLVFSACGGNDDNSSSKGDNAEGNTNEGSEQTEIEFWTMQLKPTFTDYIEGVISDFEEENPNITVKWLDVPAADLSQKILTSVSSNTAPDVVNLNPNFASQLADLDALVNMDEAVPEEDQKLYVEGAWEANQINGTTFAIPWYLSTEVMLNNTAVYEEAGLDPEENFPETYEDAKELAKTVKEETGKYGYYPSLDLSLVLQHMVKMGAELTNEDGTEAAFNTEEGLSTFEYFTDLYQNDLIPREALTGDQRNTIDMYQAGEVGTFIGSQFISQIKENAPDVYKNTVPSKGITGKSGKKTIAVQNIVVPEQTESKDAAVKFALFLTNGDNQLEFAKLTPIMPSNVEALEDPYFQDAGEDAEPIDMVRITSASQLDESELLIKPMKNYDELRQAMHDAISEAMLGNMSPQEALDQAEAEWNNILSK; encoded by the coding sequence ATGATTAAGAAAAGTTTAACAGGTTTATTGTTGTTGATGGTTTTACTCGTTTTTTCCGCTTGCGGCGGTAATGACGATAATTCATCTTCAAAAGGTGATAATGCTGAAGGTAATACGAACGAGGGGTCTGAACAAACTGAAATTGAATTTTGGACAATGCAGCTGAAGCCAACATTCACCGATTATATTGAAGGTGTCATCTCTGACTTTGAAGAAGAAAATCCTAATATTACAGTTAAGTGGCTGGATGTTCCGGCAGCAGATCTTAGTCAGAAGATCTTGACGTCTGTAAGTTCCAACACTGCCCCTGATGTGGTGAACCTGAACCCTAACTTCGCGTCACAGCTGGCAGATTTGGATGCCCTGGTTAATATGGATGAAGCAGTTCCTGAAGAAGACCAGAAGCTTTATGTAGAAGGCGCTTGGGAAGCCAATCAGATCAATGGAACAACATTTGCGATTCCATGGTACCTGTCTACAGAAGTAATGCTGAATAACACAGCCGTTTATGAAGAAGCAGGTCTTGATCCTGAAGAGAATTTCCCTGAAACATATGAAGATGCTAAAGAATTGGCTAAAACTGTTAAAGAAGAAACAGGCAAATATGGTTACTATCCTTCACTTGATTTGTCCTTAGTTCTGCAGCACATGGTGAAAATGGGCGCAGAATTGACAAACGAAGATGGTACAGAAGCTGCATTTAATACAGAAGAGGGCCTTTCAACATTTGAATATTTCACAGACCTCTATCAGAACGACCTGATCCCGCGTGAAGCTTTGACAGGTGATCAGAGAAACACAATTGATATGTATCAAGCAGGTGAAGTGGGTACATTTATTGGATCACAGTTCATTTCACAAATTAAAGAAAACGCACCTGATGTTTACAAGAACACAGTACCATCTAAAGGTATTACTGGTAAAAGCGGTAAGAAAACAATTGCTGTTCAAAATATTGTCGTGCCAGAACAAACAGAAAGTAAAGATGCAGCTGTTAAGTTTGCACTCTTCCTCACAAATGGCGACAACCAGCTTGAGTTTGCCAAGTTGACACCAATTATGCCTTCAAACGTTGAAGCATTGGAAGATCCATACTTCCAAGATGCTGGAGAAGATGCTGAGCCGATTGATATGGTTCGTATTACCTCTGCATCACAGTTGGACGAGTCAGAGCTTTTAATTAAACCAATGAAAAATTATGATGAACTCAGACAAGCTATGCATGACGCCATTTCAGAGGCCATGCTCGGCAACATGAGTCCACAAGAAGCACTCGATCAGGCAGAAGCAGAGTGGAACAATATTCTAAGTAAATAA
- a CDS encoding carbohydrate ABC transporter permease — MKTNKLTPYLFLLPGCVILGAFIFYPMLQAFWMSLTDYNMITDPEYVGFSNYETLFQDGLFWKTLTNTFIYLIGVVPALVVIPIFLAVLVNQNLRGIGFFRSAYYIPVVTSLVVAGIAWDWVYKENGLLNYALDVLNIISEPIHWLTSTQTAIFAVMVVTVWKGLDII, encoded by the coding sequence GTGAAAACAAACAAGCTTACACCATACTTGTTCCTGCTGCCTGGTTGTGTCATATTAGGCGCGTTTATTTTTTATCCGATGCTGCAGGCATTTTGGATGAGTTTGACGGATTATAATATGATTACAGATCCTGAGTATGTGGGTTTTAGCAATTATGAGACGTTGTTTCAGGATGGTTTGTTTTGGAAAACCTTAACAAATACCTTTATCTATTTGATAGGTGTTGTGCCAGCATTGGTGGTTATACCTATATTTCTGGCTGTTCTGGTGAATCAGAATCTGAGAGGAATTGGTTTCTTCCGTTCAGCCTATTATATTCCTGTGGTCACCTCACTGGTTGTTGCCGGTATTGCTTGGGACTGGGTCTATAAAGAAAATGGGCTGCTAAACTATGCACTGGACGTGCTGAATATTATCTCAGAACCGATCCACTGGTTAACCTCGACGCAAACAGCTATTTTTGCCGTTATGGTCGTAACCGTGTGGAAGGGCTTGGATATTATATGA
- a CDS encoding carbohydrate ABC transporter permease, with protein MIIYLAGLQSIPTDLYEAADIDGANWWQKITKVTIPNLMPFVLIVSIMSSIAAMKVFEEIYIMTGGGPLHSSETLVFYIYTEAFDRLNMGYASAAGVILFLLTLILSAINIKTMGKDNTA; from the coding sequence ATGATTATTTATCTGGCCGGCTTACAGTCAATTCCTACTGATCTTTATGAAGCTGCGGACATTGACGGAGCCAATTGGTGGCAAAAGATTACCAAGGTGACGATTCCAAATTTGATGCCATTCGTATTGATTGTCTCCATTATGTCATCGATTGCGGCAATGAAAGTGTTTGAAGAAATTTATATTATGACTGGTGGCGGGCCGCTGCACAGTTCCGAAACGCTCGTATTCTACATATATACGGAAGCATTTGACCGTCTCAATATGGGGTACGCAAGTGCAGCAGGGGTTATTCTATTCCTGCTTACATTGATTCTATCAGCTATCAATATCAAAACAATGGGCAAAGACAACACAGCGTAA
- a CDS encoding carbohydrate ABC transporter permease, with translation MAVVNGIEVRERKYISVSPKLLPEEPTLMNFVKVMDTFPFWRYLFNSVVVAFLTVFLNVLFCSLAAYPLARMKFKGRNTIFILVLTTMMIPFQLLMIPVYIISLNLGLQNTYLGMVLPHVTTAFGVFLMRQAFITVPNELDESARMDGANSFQIWYRILMPLVKPSMVTLMIFTFVSAWGDFLWPLIIVNDQDMFTLPLGLNMLQGTFTSDWRLIAAGAIISMIPIIVFFLFLQKFFIKGAMSGAIKG, from the coding sequence ATGGCTGTTGTCAACGGCATTGAAGTCAGGGAGCGAAAATATATTTCAGTATCCCCCAAGCTTCTGCCCGAAGAGCCAACTTTAATGAACTTTGTGAAAGTCATGGACACGTTCCCGTTTTGGCGCTACCTATTTAATAGTGTCGTAGTTGCTTTTCTAACGGTGTTTTTAAATGTTTTATTCTGTTCTTTAGCCGCTTATCCACTGGCTAGAATGAAGTTTAAAGGCCGGAATACAATTTTCATTCTGGTGCTCACAACCATGATGATTCCATTCCAGCTTTTAATGATTCCAGTTTACATTATTTCTTTAAATCTTGGCTTGCAAAACACCTATCTGGGTATGGTCCTCCCGCACGTCACGACGGCATTTGGTGTGTTTCTTATGCGACAGGCCTTTATCACCGTCCCAAACGAACTTGACGAATCGGCGCGAATGGATGGTGCCAATAGTTTTCAGATCTGGTACCGCATTTTAATGCCGCTTGTGAAGCCATCGATGGTAACGTTAATGATCTTCACGTTTGTATCGGCATGGGGCGACTTCCTATGGCCATTAATCATCGTGAATGATCAAGACATGTTTACACTGCCACTTGGGTTGAATATGCTCCAAGGCACATTCACCTCGGACTGGCGTCTCATTGCAGCAGGTGCGATCATTTCAATGATTCCAATCATTGTTTTCTTCCTGTTCTTGCAAAAATTCTTTATCAAAGGCGCTATGAGTGGTGCGATTAAAGGTTAA
- a CDS encoding glycoside hydrolase family 3 protein: MKSAELQKKIGHLFVVGFEGKSVPDYIRKMIHDDHIGGIILFSRNIGTPSEVLELTTELQLEAKRAGYEQPLLICLDQENGIVRRLGEGTTLFPGSMALGATHNADNAYQVGLATGKELKALGINWNLAPDADVNNNPRNPVIGVRSFGESAGKVAEFAQAAMKGMQDAGIITTLKHFPGIGDMDIDPHLDLPVISHDRERLDSVELHPFKTCIDSGADTVMTAHIYFPAIDDETGLPATLSRKVITGLLREEIGFTGVVTTDCLEMKAIADGVGTEQGTVHAIQAGVDLAMISHTEQTQKAALQAVYDAAVNDEAFMNVIDAADQRIYDLKAKYLRWEDLQLEKSTAQIDVAQHCDLAERIYRDSVTIAKNDGILPLKLNKESTVLVVDSDEASFSLAEDQSNTDFSFGQYVQTHHPNTTVVQLNAMTEEADMSQYECVVLCTRSLNPSEKVLTLANDLYETGVPFVVAALKSPYELSRFPKASAHICTYESTTTAIEIAVAAMFGEVSVQGRLPVNLPDV; encoded by the coding sequence ATGAAGTCTGCTGAACTGCAGAAGAAAATTGGTCATTTGTTTGTAGTAGGATTTGAAGGAAAATCTGTTCCGGATTATATTCGTAAAATGATTCATGATGATCATATTGGCGGCATCATATTGTTCAGCCGAAACATCGGCACGCCATCGGAAGTTCTCGAACTGACGACTGAATTGCAATTGGAAGCCAAACGTGCCGGTTATGAGCAGCCTTTGCTCATCTGTCTTGATCAGGAAAACGGCATCGTCCGCCGGTTGGGTGAGGGTACAACACTGTTCCCTGGTTCGATGGCCCTCGGTGCAACTCACAATGCAGATAATGCCTACCAAGTTGGTCTTGCAACAGGCAAAGAGTTAAAAGCGCTTGGTATTAACTGGAACCTTGCACCAGATGCAGATGTTAATAATAACCCGAGAAATCCTGTGATTGGTGTAAGGTCTTTTGGAGAGTCAGCCGGCAAAGTTGCCGAGTTTGCTCAGGCAGCTATGAAGGGCATGCAGGACGCTGGCATTATCACCACATTAAAACATTTCCCGGGAATTGGTGATATGGATATAGATCCCCACCTTGATCTGCCAGTCATTTCTCATGACAGAGAAAGACTTGACAGCGTGGAATTGCACCCTTTTAAAACCTGTATTGATTCAGGTGCAGATACGGTCATGACAGCTCATATTTACTTCCCGGCCATTGATGATGAAACCGGGCTGCCTGCAACCTTATCCCGAAAAGTGATAACCGGCCTTTTAAGAGAAGAAATTGGTTTTACCGGGGTCGTCACAACCGATTGCCTCGAGATGAAGGCTATTGCGGATGGTGTCGGGACTGAGCAGGGCACCGTACACGCCATCCAAGCGGGGGTTGACCTTGCTATGATTTCACATACCGAACAGACTCAGAAAGCAGCGCTTCAAGCGGTATATGACGCCGCTGTGAATGATGAAGCGTTTATGAACGTGATTGATGCTGCAGATCAACGGATTTATGACCTCAAGGCAAAATATCTTCGCTGGGAAGATCTGCAGCTGGAGAAGTCCACTGCCCAAATAGACGTAGCTCAACACTGTGATCTGGCTGAACGCATTTACAGAGATAGTGTCACAATTGCCAAGAACGATGGTATCCTGCCATTGAAATTAAATAAAGAAAGCACCGTACTTGTAGTGGATTCTGACGAGGCATCTTTCAGCTTGGCTGAAGATCAAAGCAACACAGACTTTTCATTTGGACAATACGTACAAACACACCACCCGAACACAACGGTTGTCCAGCTGAATGCTATGACGGAAGAAGCAGATATGTCCCAATACGAGTGCGTCGTATTGTGCACAAGAAGTTTAAATCCAAGTGAGAAAGTTTTGACCCTGGCAAACGATCTTTATGAAACGGGTGTGCCGTTTGTTGTGGCAGCCCTAAAAAGTCCGTATGAGCTTTCCAGGTTTCCGAAAGCTTCTGCGCATATTTGCACCTATGAGTCAACAACCACTGCTATTGAAATCGCCGTTGCTGCCATGTTTGGTGAAGTGAGCGTTCAAGGACGCTTGCCTGTAAATTTGCCGGATGTGTGA
- a CDS encoding exo-beta-N-acetylmuramidase NamZ family protein: MKIGLDVFLTHTYKSFKGERIGLITNMTGVNQNLIPAIDLFNQHPDIHLTALYAPEHGIRGDAREGEQIESAVDPSTGLPVYSLYGDTRKPTEKMLESVDVLVFDLQDIGARYYTYIYTMAYVMEACKEHDKKLVVLDRPNPVSGAQVEGNLVEESVRSFVGLFPIPNRHGMTVAELALMFKSEFGYDCDLTVVPMEGWERRMYYDDTGLFWVPPSPNTTHTDMTILYPGTCLIEGTNLSEGRGTTKPFEQIGAPFIDGQELAHAFNQKNIPGVLARPTSFIPSYQKYENEVCSGVQLHVSDRDQLNSFEAGIKLLDTVAMLYEDAFSFSENDNGKFFFDLLAGTKRLKSLILEGDTAEFLELCKQQSQDFRKQRERYLLYD, encoded by the coding sequence ATGAAAATTGGACTCGATGTATTTTTGACGCACACATATAAATCCTTTAAAGGTGAGCGGATTGGTTTAATTACAAACATGACAGGTGTGAATCAAAACCTCATTCCTGCCATTGATCTGTTTAATCAACATCCTGATATTCATTTAACCGCTTTATATGCCCCTGAACACGGTATACGCGGGGACGCAAGAGAGGGTGAGCAGATTGAATCTGCGGTCGATCCTTCGACAGGTCTTCCGGTTTATAGTTTGTATGGGGATACTCGAAAACCAACTGAAAAGATGCTGGAGTCAGTTGATGTGCTTGTGTTTGATCTCCAGGATATTGGTGCGCGTTATTACACTTATATTTACACAATGGCCTATGTCATGGAAGCGTGCAAAGAACATGACAAGAAGCTGGTTGTGCTGGACCGTCCAAACCCTGTGTCTGGTGCTCAAGTCGAGGGAAACCTTGTGGAAGAATCTGTTCGTTCTTTTGTCGGCCTATTTCCTATTCCGAACCGACATGGCATGACTGTGGCTGAGCTGGCATTGATGTTTAAAAGTGAATTCGGCTATGACTGTGATCTTACCGTCGTTCCGATGGAGGGTTGGGAACGCAGGATGTACTATGACGATACAGGACTTTTCTGGGTACCGCCTTCACCGAATACCACCCATACAGATATGACGATATTGTACCCTGGCACATGTCTCATCGAAGGGACAAACCTGTCAGAAGGAAGAGGCACCACCAAACCATTCGAACAAATCGGGGCTCCGTTTATAGACGGTCAGGAGCTGGCTCATGCTTTTAATCAGAAAAACATACCCGGTGTTCTCGCACGGCCAACTTCTTTCATTCCTTCGTATCAAAAATATGAAAATGAAGTGTGCAGCGGTGTACAGCTGCATGTTTCAGACAGAGATCAACTGAACTCATTTGAAGCAGGAATTAAACTGCTGGACACGGTAGCAATGCTATACGAAGATGCGTTCAGCTTTTCAGAGAATGACAACGGCAAATTCTTCTTTGATCTTTTAGCAGGGACGAAACGGTTGAAATCCTTGATACTGGAAGGGGACACTGCTGAATTCCTTGAATTATGCAAGCAGCAATCACAGGATTTCCGCAAGCAAAGAGAACGTTATCTTTTATATGATTAG
- the murQ gene encoding N-acetylmuramic acid 6-phosphate etherase produces the protein MNLTHLTTEKRNEHTMHIDNMSTHDMLKVMNQEDMTVAQSVQKVLPEVEETVKAVSHALAKGGKLFYVGAGTSGRIGILDAVECPPTFSTPPELVQAVMAGGNDAFVQAVEGAEDEEARGREDLAKRDLTELDVVVGIAASGRTPYVIGALKYAEETGADTVSLSSNAHAAISDFARINIEVITGPEVLTGSTRMKAATAHKMILNMITTASMINIGKVYENLMVDLKVSNNKLKERAKNMLCTIAGVSYEEAEAVLEETGYEVKPAIVMIKAHVTLAEAQKRIDEAQGFVRNAIESPNE, from the coding sequence ATGAATCTAACACATTTAACGACAGAAAAGAGAAATGAGCACACGATGCATATCGATAATATGTCGACACACGATATGCTTAAGGTGATGAATCAGGAAGATATGACGGTCGCTCAAAGTGTTCAAAAAGTGCTGCCGGAAGTGGAAGAGACGGTTAAAGCTGTTTCTCACGCTCTCGCTAAGGGTGGGAAGCTGTTCTATGTCGGTGCTGGCACAAGTGGGCGCATAGGCATATTGGATGCCGTGGAATGTCCGCCTACATTCAGCACACCTCCCGAACTGGTGCAGGCAGTGATGGCCGGCGGGAACGATGCATTCGTTCAAGCCGTAGAGGGCGCGGAAGATGAGGAAGCACGCGGCAGAGAAGATTTGGCGAAAAGAGATCTGACAGAGCTGGATGTTGTGGTGGGGATCGCTGCAAGCGGGCGGACACCTTATGTCATTGGCGCTTTAAAATATGCTGAAGAAACAGGCGCAGATACAGTGAGCCTCTCTAGTAATGCTCATGCTGCGATCAGTGATTTTGCGCGAATCAATATCGAGGTCATCACTGGGCCTGAAGTGTTAACCGGATCAACGAGAATGAAAGCTGCAACAGCTCATAAGATGATTTTGAATATGATTACGACAGCCTCCATGATCAACATTGGGAAGGTGTATGAGAACCTGATGGTGGACTTGAAGGTGAGTAACAACAAGCTGAAAGAACGTGCCAAGAACATGTTGTGCACGATTGCCGGTGTATCATATGAAGAAGCTGAAGCCGTACTGGAAGAGACAGGCTATGAAGTGAAGCCTGCGATTGTCATGATCAAAGCACACGTCACTCTCGCTGAAGCACAAAAGAGAATTGATGAAGCACAAGGCTTTGTGCGTAATGCCATCGAATCTCCCAACGAATAA
- a CDS encoding MurR/RpiR family transcriptional regulator, which translates to MTTTGGILILTEMLPKLPPSEKKIASYIIEHPQESISLTANELGKRSSTSGAAVIRLCKSLNLQGFQDLKLRIAGDLQKPDDYVGYQDIQPNETASSIIKKMTDNTVQTIRETAELLNTEQLQKAVDVLRVSRRIHFIGVGASSIAAEDAQQKFLRIDKTAHAFKDMHMAATLVANASDKDVVVGISFSGETPEIAKILQLANENNAATISLTKYGKSTVVDHADINLFTSATSEPTFRSGATSSRIAQLQVVDILFMCVASLQYEETVRHLGATRDAVDFLTLNGKKG; encoded by the coding sequence ATGACCACTACTGGCGGAATTTTAATACTGACGGAAATGCTTCCGAAACTCCCCCCGTCCGAAAAGAAAATAGCATCCTATATTATTGAGCATCCTCAGGAGTCGATCTCTTTGACAGCTAATGAATTGGGGAAGCGGAGTTCCACGAGTGGTGCCGCTGTGATCCGTCTTTGCAAATCGTTGAATTTGCAAGGGTTTCAAGATCTCAAATTGAGAATTGCGGGGGATTTACAAAAACCCGATGATTATGTTGGCTATCAGGATATCCAGCCAAACGAAACGGCGAGTTCTATCATAAAGAAGATGACAGATAATACAGTGCAGACGATCCGTGAAACGGCTGAACTGCTTAATACAGAACAGTTACAAAAGGCCGTTGACGTTTTAAGAGTCTCAAGACGGATTCATTTCATAGGTGTGGGGGCCTCAAGCATTGCTGCGGAAGACGCTCAGCAGAAATTTCTCCGTATAGATAAAACCGCACACGCATTTAAAGATATGCATATGGCAGCGACATTGGTCGCAAACGCTTCCGATAAAGACGTAGTGGTGGGTATCTCTTTCTCTGGGGAAACGCCAGAGATTGCGAAGATCCTGCAACTGGCCAATGAAAACAATGCAGCAACGATCAGTTTAACCAAATATGGCAAATCGACCGTCGTTGACCATGCGGATATCAATCTGTTCACCTCGGCTACAAGTGAACCAACCTTTAGAAGCGGTGCGACTTCATCACGTATTGCTCAGCTGCAGGTTGTAGATATTCTCTTTATGTGTGTGGCATCTCTCCAATATGAAGAAACGGTCAGACATTTAGGGGCCACGAGAGACGCGGTTGACTTCCTGACGTTAAACGGTAAAAAAGGGTAA